A window from Apostichopus japonicus isolate 1M-3 chromosome 2, ASM3797524v1, whole genome shotgun sequence encodes these proteins:
- the LOC139982326 gene encoding uncharacterized protein encodes MEFTVFGNLNYRTLNPGQCHLSNDLQQPDTHKITKTSLDLFLPRKLEVKELSPANNLQGTEGFPNKVEGCSVKTRATFVQDNSILVIFVHGGGWRRGHTRNWQHFLSRFDTNLLVSLYSKYCNHYQNVGESFARSGYACAVVTYPLVAPPIRVVFVETVTSFLMSWMLFLIPLSMFYQLLSLLFYLTGVKSVLLHEMCTWNFQVCSSLLISQTFTKFLISTNCANYLTSSTSDGRHKPLLPKLLSSFMLASIIGVILYLIIFVCTIPQLSLVVSIDLICTQILITGLQIWNWSNGTDTAKTVTDQVKSVASAIRWLQDLAESNPGYYDHRRIALCGHSAGGTIVSLLGLEPRYLTSVGVDRSHIKGVISISGVCDVSSMDRSPSTRFFYLLPVFGEDSNEWKRMSPVHKVNKNSKWKSKFLLVSSSWEPIIRSDADEFEKRLLSAEFDCMRLKLTSKNHYSILNAFTTGTKLTVLEIACNKFIRELS; translated from the exons ATGGAATTTACTGTATTCGGAAATCTCAACTACCGTACGCTAAATCCAGGACAATGTCACCTTAGCAATGATTTACAGCAGCCTGATACACATAAAATCACCAAGACATCTTTGGATTTGTTCCTACCACGAAAACTTGAGGTGAAGGAATTGAGTCCGGCCAACAACCTCCAGGGTACTGAAGGGTTTCCTAATAAAGTGGAAGGATGTTCTGTGAAAACGCGAGCTACTTTTGTCCAAGATAATTCTATTCTTGTGATCTTCGTTCACGGTGGTGGATGGAGGAGAGGTCACACGAGAAATTGGCAACATTTTCTGTCCAGGTTTGATACCAATTTGTTGGTATCTTTGTATTCAAAGTATTGTAACCACTACCAAAACGTTGGTGAAAGTTTCGCGCGGAGTGggtacgcatgcgcagttgttACCTACCCTCTCGTTGCTCCACCAATCAGAGTAGTTTTTGTTGAGACGGTAACATCATTCTTAATGTCATGGATGTTATTTTTGATACCATTAAGTATGTTTTACCAATTGCTCAGTTTACTGTTTTATTTGACTGGAGTCAAAAGTGTCTTACTCCATGAAATGTGTACTTGGAATTTTCAAGTGTGTTCGTCCCTATTGATATCACAAACCTTCACCAAGTTTCTGATCTCTACAAATTGCGCCAACTACTTGACGTCAAGTACATCCGATGGGAGGCACAAACCTTTACTACCCAAGCTGCTGTCTTCGTTTATGTTAGCCTCAATCATAGGAGTTATCTTGTATTTAATTATCTTTGTTTGTACAATCCCTCAATTAAGTTTAGTAGTGTCCATTGACTTAATTTGCACACAGATCCTGATAACAGGGTTGCAAATATGGAACTGGAGTAATGGGACAGACACAGCTAAAACAGTTACCGATCAGGTTAAGAGTGTAGCTTCGGCGATCCGTTGGCTACAGGATCTTGCTGAGTCGAATCCTGGTTACTATGATCACAGACGCATTGCACTGTGTGGTCATTCTGCTGGTGGTACTATTGTTTCTCTTCTGGGATTGGAACCAAGATATCTGACGTCAGTTGGTGTGGATCGCTCACACATCAAG GGTGTCATCTCAATTTCTGGGGTCTGTGACGTTTCATCAATGGACAGGTCTCCTTCTACTCGGTTCTTTTACCTACTTCCGGTTTTCGGTGAAGACTCTAACGAATGGAAGAGGATGTCACCTGTTCATAAAGTGAATAAAAACTCCAAATGGAAGAGTAAATTCTTACTCGTATCTTCAAGTTGGGAACCAATCATTAGAAGCGATGCGGACGAGTTCGAGAAGAGGTTGTTATCAGCAGAATTCGATTGTATGAGATTAAAGCTGACGTCGAAAAACCATTACAGTATTTTAAATGCATTTACCACAGGAACGAAATTAACTGTGTTAGAAATAGCTTGTAATAAATTTATAAGAGAATTGTCATAA